In Triticum aestivum cultivar Chinese Spring chromosome 5B, IWGSC CS RefSeq v2.1, whole genome shotgun sequence, the following proteins share a genomic window:
- the LOC123114424 gene encoding beta-fructofuranosidase, insoluble isoenzyme 4 has product MFSTSIVFQILVRPCRNGEGVFFCPQFPKVPSIVSKRYRTDYHFQPPKNWINGSMYYNGVYHEFYQYNPNGSYNPNISYNIVWGHSVSTDLINWINLEPAIEPDTPSDISGCWTGSATILSGDQPVIIYTGLVDIQKHQVQNIALPKNRSDPYLREWTKAHNNPVIQPVVPGLNSSQFRDPTTGWIGPDGLWRIAVGAELNSYSAALLYKSEDFLNWTRVEHPLYSSNSSNMWECLDFFAVLPGSGGGLDLSSAIPNGAKHVLKVSMNCTDDVYMIGVYDLKRDAFVPDTVLNDSRLWPRIDYGNFYASKSFFDSKHGRRIIWAWSSETDSSSDDVAKGWAGIHSIPRTIWLDSHGKQLLQWPVEEIESLRTNEINHQALELKKGDLFEIKGIENLQADVEIDFELTSIDDADPFDPSWLFDAEKHCREAGASVHGGIGPFGLVILASDNMEEHTDVHFRIYKSQQNYMVLMCSDLRRSSLRPGLYTPAYGGFFEFDFEKERKISLRTLIDRSAVESFGGGGRVCIMARVYPVALADDISCAHMYAFNNGSATVIVPQLRAWSMRRAQASF; this is encoded by the exons ATGTTCTCCACCAGCATTGTTTTCCAAATCCTG GTACGACCTTGTAGGAATGGAGAGGGAGTCTTCTTCTGCCCACAATTTCCAAAGGTCCCCTCCATTGTCAGCAAGAGGTACAGGACTGACTACCACTTCCAACCCCCGAAGAACTGGATCAATG GGTCAATGTACTACAATGGAGTTTACCATGAATTCTACCAGTATAACCCCAATGGCTCTTATAATCCCAATATCTCCTATAACATTGTTTGGGGCCATTCGGTTTCAACGGACCTCATCAACTGGATCAATCTTGAGCCCGCAATAGAACCGGATACCCCAAGTGACATAAGTGGTTGCTGGACTGGCTCAGCCACAATTCTATCTGGTGATCAACCGGTCATCATATACACTGGTCTCGTCGACATACAGAAGCATCAGGTCCAAAACATTGCGCTTCCAAAAAACCGGTCTGATCCATACCTGAGGGAATGGACCAAAGCACACAATAACCCAGTTATCCAACCGGTCGTACCAGGCTTGAACTCGAGCCAGTTCAGGGATCCGACAACCGGTTGGATCGGACCAGATGGACTATGGAGAATAGCAGTTGGTGCTGAGTTGAACAGCTATAGTGCTGCACTTTTGTACAAGAGTGAAGACTTCTTGAATTGGACTAGAGTTGAACACCCACTATATTCATCCAATTCATCCAATATGTGGGAGTGTCTGGATTTTTTTGCAGTATTGCCGGGAAGTGGGGGTGGATTGGACTTGTCTTCAGCAATCCCAAATGGCGCCAAGCATGTCCTCAAAGTTAGCATGAATTGCACTGATGACGTGTACATGATTGGGGTTTATGATCTCAAACGTGATGCTTTTGTGCCCGATACTGTCCTAAATGACAGTCGGCTCTGGCCGAGGATTGATTATGGGAATTTCTATGCTTCAAAATCCTTCTTTGACTCAAAACATGGCCGAAGGATCATATGGGCTTGGAGTAGCGAGACAGATAGTTCTTCAGATGATGTTGCAAAAGGCTGGGCAGGAATCCAT TCAATCCCAAGGACAATTTGGTTAGACAGCCATGGCAAGCAGTTGCTGCAATGGCCAGTTGAAGAGATTGAGTCCCTTCGAACAAATGAAATCAACCATCAAGCATTAGAGCTGAAGAAGGGAGATCTATTTGAGATCAAGGGAATTGAGAATTTGCAG GCTGACGTCGAGATAGATTTTGAGCTGACGTCCATCGATGACGCCGACCCTTTTGATCCTTCCTGGCTTTTTGACGCTGAGAAGCACTGCCGGGAAGCGGGTGCGTCAGTTCATGGTGGCATAGGGCCATTCGGACTTGTTATTCTGGCCTCCGAcaacatggaggagcacactgATGTGCACTTCCGAATTTACAAATCACAACAAAATTACATGGTCCTCATGTGCTCTGATCTAAGAAG GTCTTCCCTGAGACCAGGACTGTACACACCAGCCTATGGGGGCTtctttgaatttgactttgaaaaGGAAAGAAAGATATCTCTCAGAACTCTG ATTGATCGGTCTGCAGTGGAGAGCTTTGGCGGCGGTGGCAGGGTCTGCATCATGGCTAGAGTTTATCCAGTGGCGCTTGCCGATGACATCAGCTGTGCCCACATGTATGCCTTCAACAATGGAAGTGCCACGGTCATAGTGCCGCAGCTTAGGGCATGGAGCATGAGAAGAGCACAAGCGAGTTTTTAA
- the LOC123114425 gene encoding uncharacterized protein isoform X1, protein MSQDQAKGTFKAGGDWNTTLTNWSHDAKDFWKNPRVKIIRIEVLVSLVAGVLLFLAIFGSRRRRSKNGFLQKGLLVAYTLSFSLTTYIIGSMQSSDLKGEMYGIWAISLLMLHCCTDSITNYSLEDIRQRTRLEYQAFAYLIYSSLLLATVIMDSGTKTLPNIYFFLTMIPAIAFARYIHRLAVSCLAGYSWNLNKTVADYMYDQQNGSVSDPPTMEGCHYLVDWPLSKSKFDAPTYATQLAVEYPDEEDKVIHIGKIWRCQHKSLGPELKDACLSFSLFHLLRRRFFGFSCDESKDRARNFVLEVLLVNGATDYKRVFKVIEVELAYMFDFFFTKHAVTYYESMAVTIWSLISAIFISVMVYITLKAPLKISQGESSVMANTTVDTVITLVMLASAALLELLQLCSFWAGISLSENKQD, encoded by the exons ATGAGTCAAGACCAG GCTAAAGGAACATTCAAGGCAGGTGGGGATTGGAATACCACATTAACGAACTGGTCACATGATGCAAAAGACTTTTGGAAGAACCCAAGGGTAAAAATTATCCGAATCGAGGTACTTGTATCATTGGTTGCTGGTGTCCTACTGTTCCTCGCCATCTTTGGGTCCCGCCGTCGCCGAAGCAAAAATGGTTTTCTCCAAAAAGGTCTCCTTGTCGCGTACACCTTGTCCTTCTCGCTCACAACGTACATAATCGGTTCCATGCAATCTTCTGACTTGAAGGGCGAAATGTATGGTATTTGGGCCATATCTCTCTTAATGCTTCATTGCTGCACCGACTCTATCACAAACTATAGTCTTGAGGACATCAGACAAAGAACAAGACTCGAATACCAGGCTTTTGCCTACTTAATATACTCGTCGCTACTTCTAGCCACTGTGATTATGGATAGTGGTACAAAAACCCTACCAAATATTTACTTCTTTCTCACCATGATTCCTGCAATCGCCTTTGCCAGATATATACACAGACTTGCGGTATCTTGTCTAGCTGGTTACTCATGGAACCTAAACAAAACTGTTGCTGATTACATGTATGATCAGCAAAATGGGAGTGTATCTGATCCACCCACCATGGAAGGTTGCCATTACCTGGTCGACTGGCCCCTTAGCAAATCCAAGTTTGATGCTCCAACATATGCAACACAATTAGCAGTGGAGTATCCTGATGAAGAAGATAAAGTCATTCACATTGGGAAGATTTGGCGGTGCCAGCATAAGTCACTAGGCCCAGAGCTAAAAGATGCATgcctttccttctctctttttcatcTGCTGAGAAGGCGCTTCTTCGGGTTTTCCTGTGATGAATCCAAAGACAGGGCACGTAATTTTGTCTTGGAGGTGCTCCTAGTGAACGGTGCCACAGACTACAAAAGGGTGTTCAAGGTTATTGAAGTTGAGTTAGCCTATATGTTTGATTTCTTCTTCACCAAGCATGCTGTCACTTATTACGAATCAATGGCTGTAACGATTTGGTCACTGATTTCGGCCATCTTCATATCTGTCATGGTGTACATTACACTGAAGGCTCCGCTGAAGATTTCTCAGGGCGAGTCCTCTGTCATGGCCAACACAACAGTTGATACTGTCATCACCTTAGTTATGCTTGCATCCGCTGCTTTGCTTGAATTGCTACAGCTATGTTCTTTCTGGGCAGGTATCAGTTTGTCAGAGAACAAGCAAGACTGA
- the LOC123114425 gene encoding uncharacterized protein isoform X2 — MSAGPSSCAGKVQEAGGQDGMSAVRRSDGRRGSRAQDHACRPCHLPAPATRGRAGPGGWLGSGKLFYCCQTSELRCAAMSDLRHRILVLDQRQVIYHPYQQRNCPYAPPENCNSLSST; from the exons ATGTCGGCGGGGCCATCTTCCTGCGCCGGCAAAGTGCAGGAAGCCGGAGGGCAGGATGGGATGTCGGCCGTGCGACGGTCTGATGGGAGGAGAGGATCAAGAGCACAAGACCACGCGTGTCGGCCGTGCCATCTTCCTGCGCCGGCAACTCGTGGACGAGCGGGACCCGGAGGGTGGCTCGGTTCTGGTAAG CTCTTTTACTGCTGTCAGACATCAGAGTTGCGTTGTGCCGCAATGTCAGATCTTCGCCATCGGATCCTTGTTCTAGACCAAAGACAAG TTATATATCACCCATATCAGCAGCGGAACTGCCCTTATGCACCTCCAGAAAACTGTAACAGTTTGTCCTCGACATAG
- the LOC123117857 gene encoding pectinesterase inhibitor 8: protein MRSVWMDKLLLALAVTGALFMSNGVGVAATPQTTCKAAANIDKRVNYDFCVSQLLDHHESSEADTWGLAKIAALMGANNAAHAKADIDALLAKPGTGDQMKRLLGQCKGLYDRTFMTFVYAHEELKKRRYASGKEKAAETVALVHQCDEAFVEARVRSPLTKQSADSVQLAIICTAITNLIK from the coding sequence ATGAGAAGTGTTTGGATGGACAAGCTCCTCCTTGCTCTCGCTGTCACCGGTGCCCTCTTCATGTCCAATGGGGTTGGCGTCGCCGCCACACCACAAACGACATGCAAGGCAGCGGCCAACATTGACAAGCGCGTCAACTATGATTTCTGTGTGTCGCAGCTGCTAGATCACCACGAGAGCAGCGAGGCCGACACATGGGGCCTCGCCAAGATCGCCGCCTTGATGGGAGCCAACAACGCCGCTCATGCCAAGGCCGACATCGACGCCTTGCTAGCAAAGCCGGGCACCGGAGACCAGATGAAGCGTTTGCTAGGGCAGTGCAAGGGCTTGTATGATCGCACGTTCATGACGTTCGTCTACGCGCATGAGGAGCTTAAGAAGCGCAGATACGCCTCGGGCAAAGAGAAGGCGGCGGAGACTGTGGCGCTGGTGCACCAGTGTGATGAGGCCTTCGTGGAAGCTCGAGTCCGCTCGCCGCTCACCAAGCAAAGTGCGGACTCCGTGCAGCTGGCCATCATCTGCACGGCCATCACCAACCTCATCAAGTGA
- the LOC123114427 gene encoding uncharacterized protein — MGRYAAVKVHEDAWKTGRQSWNSTVMSWSHSAKELWKNPRVTMIRIEVLVSLVAGVMLFLAIFGFCRRRCRHWFVQKGVLGAYTLSFSLATYVLGSMQSSELKSSMYPIWAISLFMLHACTDSITAYSLDDYKQVTRLNYQAFMYFMYTMLLLITVHTDYSLALGYMAFIAFVRYLQRLGVCVLASRSWNLNKMVADYYMYNNDEKYSKSVSDPATMEGCNYLVDWPVSKFKCDASTSYATQLTVGGHDEEEDEIIDIGKIWRCKDKSLGPELKDACLSFSLFHVLRLRFFGFARGESKDRAARNFVLEVLLPDPEYKLDGATDHNRVLKVIEVELAFMYDFFFTKHAIIYYGSVAATIWSLISVIGISITAYITARAPLKISQGDSAITSTVTDDVVITLVILGSTALLEFIQLLFYWTGIWGRVSFVCQSIRQEARLNPQRKKTRTRGSCHTHIMGLKGFLANIGLSRASNSHYWQHKLGQYSLLDSISCNPRPSAVTFSLFTRLLVLVWRFVYLFDWVFHHSLNDQVSRARKRAWKSVELPDEVKKAVICSLEHSGGTLSNGKSSLRFNGAHDLLWACKWELHPDPSWSQRKQNQTHIILTWHIATWYCEMATLSKNRAAKQDMYFSTATKLSKYCAYLVVSVPKLLPGHHYDTRSKFDAAVVEAITLPPESTSMYEAMRKLTVQQEPKTIFESGVKLGKQLEEMEEGARWKVMADFWAEMLLYLAPSDNVNEHIEQLAQGGEFITHLWALLSHAGILERDHEHQAGGV, encoded by the exons ATGGGCCGATATGCCGCG GTTAAGGTTCATGAGGATGCGTGGAAGACAGGGCGACAATCCTGGAATTCCACGGTGATGAGCTGGTCACACAGTGCAAAAGAGCTGTGGAAGAACCCAAGGGTAACAATGATCCGGATCGAGGTGCTTGTCTCTTTGGTTGCTGGTGTCATGCTCTTCCTCGCCATCTTCGGGTTCTGCCGTCGCCGATGCAGACATTGGTTTGTCCAGAAAGGTGTCCTAGGCGCGTATACGCTGTCCTTCTCGCTGGCAACGTACGTGCTCGGTTCCATGCAATCTTCAGAGTTGAAGAGCAGCATGTACCCTATTTGGGCCATATCTCTCTTCATGCTTCATGCTTGCACCGACTCTATCACTGCTTATAGTCTCGATGACTACAAGCAAGTAACAAGACTCAATTACCAGGCTTTTATGTACTTTATGTACACGATGTTGCTTTTGATCACAGTGCATACGGACTACAGCTTAGCACTTGGTTATATGGCTTTTATTGCTTTTGTCAGATATTTGCAGAGACTGGGGGTATGTGTGCTAGCAAGCCGCTCATGGAACTTGAACAAAATGGTTGCTGATTATTACATGTATAATAATGATGAAAAGTATAGCAAGAGTGTATCTGATCCAGCCACCATGGAAGGTTGCAATTACCTGGTTGATTGGCCCGTTAGCAAATTCAAGTGTGATGCTTCGACGTCATATGCAACACAATTAACAGTGGGGGgtcatgatgaagaagaagatgaaatcaTTGACATTGGGAAAATATGGCGGTGCAAGGACAAGTCACTAGGCCCAGAGCTGAAGGATGCATGCCTTTCCTTTTCTCTTTTCCATGTGCTGAGACTGCGCTTCTTTGGATTTGCGCGCGGCGAATCCAAAGACAGGGCGGCACGTAATTTTGTCTTGGAGGTGCTCCTACCAGACCCAGAGTACAAACTGGATGGTGCTACAGACCACAACAGGGTGTTGAAGGTGATCGAGGTTGAGTTAGCATTTATGTATGACTTCTTCTTCACCAAGCATGCTATCATTTATTATGGGTCGGTGGCAGCAACAATCTGGTCCCTGATTTCAGTCATTGGTATATCTATCACGGCGTACATTACTGCGAGGGCTCCATTGAAGATTTCTCAGGGTGATTCCGCAATCACGAGCACTGTTACAGATGATGTTGTTATAACATTGGTGATACTTGGATCCACTGCTTTGCTTGAATTCATACAGCTGCTATTTTACTGGACGGGAATCTGGGGCAGAGTATCATTTGTTTGCCAATCTATCAGACAAGAAGCAAGATTGAACCCGCAAAGgaagaaaacaaggacaaggggaagCTGTCACACTCACATCATGGGATTAAAGGGGTTTCTTGCCAACATTGGTCTGTCACGTGCATCAAACAGCCACTACTGGCAGCACAAGCTTGGGCAGTACTCATTACTTGATTCAATCAGCTGCAATCCGAGGCCATCGGCGGTTACATTTTCTCTCTTCACGCGCTTGTTGGTGCTGGTTTGGAGATTTGTTTATCTTTTCGATTGGGTTTTTCATCATAGCCTAAATGATCAGGTATCCAGGGCCCGAAAGAGAGCTTGGAAATCTGTGGAGTTGCCTGATGAAGTAAAGAAGGCGGTTATCTGCTCACTTGAACATAGTGGTGGTACACTAAGCAATGGGAAATCTTCCTTACGGTTCAATGGAGCACATGACCTCTTATGGGCTTGCAAGTGGGAATTGCACCCGGATCCAAGCTGGTCCCAGAGGAAGCAGAATCAGACTCACATTATTTTGACTTGGCACATTGCAACATGGTACTGTGAGATGGCAACACTTTCTAAAAATAGGGCAGCAAAACAGGACATGTATTTTAGCACTGCCACAAAACTGTCGAAATATTGTGCATACTTGGTGGTCTCTGTGCCAAAGCTTCTTCCTGGGCATCACTATGATACTAGAAGCAAATTTGATGCAGCTGTAGTAGAAGCAATTACACTCCCGCCAGAGTCGACGAGCATGTATGAGGCCATGAGGAAGTTAACGGTACAACAGGAGCCGAAGACGATCTTTGAGAGCGGTGTGAAACTGGGGAAGCAACTGGAGGAAATGGAAGAGGGCGCCCGTTGGAAGGTGATGGCTGATTTCTGGGCAGAGATGCTGCTCTACCTCGCGCCATCTGATAATGTCAACGAGCACATCGAGCAGCTTGCGCAGGGTGGGGAGTTCATCACCCACCTCTGGGCTTTGCTATCTCATGCAGGCATCCTTGAGAGAGATCACGAGCATCAAGCTGGGGGCGTGTAA